A region of Solibacillus isronensis DNA encodes the following proteins:
- a CDS encoding TraR/DksA C4-type zinc finger protein, giving the protein MLSEKQLTKLKRLLIEQKRELIGDVNTNENEIIARASLRDSTDELSTIDNHPADLATELYDREKDMALKVHSNDLLGQIEAAFERMDDGTYGVCAKCQTEIPYDRLQAIPYTTFCIEHSDAKTPATDRPVEEQLLHPAVDNSFSNREKDDELQDNEDSFQIVAQYGNSDTPADFEGDFDHYNDLYKDKDDEDTYSALEILHVSKEDYLQGQISKEYADEARKYDYLE; this is encoded by the coding sequence ATGCTTAGTGAAAAACAGCTTACTAAATTAAAACGACTGCTCATCGAACAAAAAAGAGAATTAATTGGTGATGTCAATACAAATGAAAATGAAATTATTGCACGTGCCAGTTTAAGGGATTCTACTGATGAACTTTCTACTATTGACAATCATCCCGCAGATTTGGCGACCGAATTATATGACCGTGAAAAAGATATGGCGTTAAAAGTGCATAGTAATGACTTATTGGGCCAAATCGAAGCAGCATTTGAACGGATGGATGACGGTACATATGGAGTTTGTGCAAAATGCCAAACAGAAATCCCATATGATCGGCTGCAAGCAATTCCGTATACGACTTTTTGTATTGAGCATAGTGATGCAAAAACTCCTGCAACAGATCGTCCGGTTGAAGAACAACTGCTCCATCCGGCTGTTGACAACTCCTTTTCAAATCGGGAAAAGGATGATGAACTTCAAGATAATGAAGACTCCTTCCAAATCGTAGCACAGTATGGAAATTCCGATACACCAGCAGATTTTGAAGGGGATTTCGATCACTACAATGATTTATATAAAGACAAAGATGATGAAGATACGTATTCCGCATTGGAAATATTGCATGTCTCAAAAGAAGATTATCTTCAGGGGCAAATTTCCAAAGAGTATGCAGATGAAGCACGTAAATATGATTATTTAGAATGA
- the thiE gene encoding thiamine phosphate synthase, with translation MSMFFDLNKYFVMGTINCKRDPLLVLEEALQAGITMFQLREKGKNALKGDEYIQFARQCQKLCQIYKVPFIINDDVELALILDADGIHVGQEDTEVEKFRSFAKNKIVGVSVHTMEQLELAMANGADYAGIGPIYQTTSKDDARAPVGLTLLEEAKSRYPQFPIVAIGGVSTENSFSVRQTGANGVAVISAISQSNDIKETVNML, from the coding sequence ATGTCCATGTTTTTTGATTTAAATAAATATTTTGTGATGGGAACAATCAATTGTAAACGCGACCCGCTGCTTGTATTAGAAGAAGCGCTACAAGCAGGAATTACGATGTTCCAGCTGAGGGAAAAAGGAAAAAATGCTTTAAAAGGCGATGAGTATATTCAATTTGCCCGTCAATGCCAAAAGCTGTGCCAAATATATAAAGTACCATTCATTATCAATGATGATGTCGAACTTGCATTAATATTAGATGCAGATGGTATTCATGTAGGTCAGGAAGATACCGAGGTAGAAAAGTTTAGATCTTTTGCGAAAAATAAAATCGTCGGAGTTTCGGTTCATACAATGGAGCAACTGGAATTGGCCATGGCAAATGGCGCAGATTATGCGGGGATTGGTCCAATTTATCAAACGACCTCAAAAGATGATGCGAGAGCACCGGTAGGGCTGACGTTATTGGAAGAAGCGAAATCTCGGTACCCACAATTTCCGATTGTAGCAATTGGCGGAGTCTCCACTGAAAACAGTTTCAGTGTAAGACAAACAGGAGCAAATGGAGTAGCCGTTATTTCAGCAATCAGTCAAAGTAATGATATAAAAGAAACTGTAAATATGTTATAA
- a CDS encoding NAD(P)-dependent alcohol dehydrogenase, whose protein sequence is MKITAAVTEAQGKDFVLQEVELASPKANEVMIKIVATGVCHTDAVARDLAIAPLPAVLGHEGSGIVEEVGEGVTSLEKGDHVVISFAHCGSCPNCLTGHPTVCDTFNPLNFGGVQNDYTTRLSKDGTELATFFGQSSFGTYAIAHERNVVKVDKDVDLALLGPLGCGIQTGAGTVLNRLRPQFGSTIVIYGCGAVGLSALMAAKIVGCKQIIAVDVHDSRLEFAKELGATHVLNGRNVDVVAEVKKITNGGSNYAVETTGVPPVVKQSLNALRPLGTCAIVGVTPEMAIDVHNDIMAEGKTMMGVIEGDSVPRVFIPELVNYYKDGKFPFDRLVKFYEFEQINEAFEDSKKGTTIKPILKIAK, encoded by the coding sequence ATGAAAATTACAGCAGCTGTAACTGAAGCACAAGGGAAAGATTTCGTCTTGCAGGAAGTGGAACTTGCATCTCCAAAAGCAAATGAAGTAATGATTAAAATTGTAGCAACTGGTGTTTGTCATACGGATGCGGTAGCACGTGATTTAGCAATTGCTCCACTTCCAGCCGTTCTTGGTCACGAAGGATCAGGAATTGTGGAAGAAGTAGGCGAAGGCGTAACAAGTTTAGAAAAAGGCGACCATGTCGTTATTTCATTTGCACATTGCGGTTCATGTCCAAACTGTTTGACTGGCCATCCGACAGTATGTGATACGTTTAATCCACTAAACTTTGGTGGTGTCCAAAATGATTATACAACACGTCTTTCAAAAGATGGTACGGAGTTAGCGACATTCTTCGGCCAGTCTTCATTCGGAACATATGCAATTGCGCATGAGCGAAATGTTGTAAAAGTGGATAAAGATGTCGACTTAGCGCTGCTTGGTCCTCTCGGCTGTGGGATTCAAACAGGTGCCGGTACAGTATTAAATCGCCTGCGACCACAATTTGGTTCCACAATTGTCATATACGGATGCGGTGCTGTTGGGTTGTCTGCATTGATGGCAGCAAAAATTGTGGGATGTAAACAAATTATTGCCGTGGACGTTCATGATTCCCGACTGGAGTTTGCAAAAGAACTCGGGGCAACACATGTATTAAATGGACGAAATGTTGATGTCGTTGCCGAGGTGAAAAAGATTACCAACGGCGGTTCAAACTATGCTGTTGAAACAACAGGTGTACCGCCCGTTGTGAAACAATCCCTAAATGCGTTACGCCCATTAGGTACTTGTGCCATTGTAGGTGTAACACCTGAGATGGCAATTGATGTCCATAACGATATTATGGCGGAAGGAAAAACAATGATGGGAGTCATCGAAGGAGATTCGGTACCTCGCGTATTTATTCCGGAGTTAGTCAACTATTATAAAGATGGTAAATTCCCGTTTGATCGACTTGTGAAATTTTATGAATTTGAACAAATTAACGAAGCTTTTGAAGACTCTAAAAAAGGGACTACGATTAAGCCTATTTTAAAAATCGCGAAATAA
- a CDS encoding glycine betaine ABC transporter substrate-binding protein, translating to MNRFKTLGLTIGMSAALLLAACGDDTGSSDNSNNETASIGEQVDYKIIGIEPGAGITGLSHDTLEQYENLEGWTLQESSTAGMIGTLDQAIRNEEPVIVTGWTPHWMFSAYDLKFLEDPKGVLGGAENINTVVRKDLEKDLPDVYTVLDRFHWETEDMEKVMYDAQNADFETAAADWVEKNEDKVNEWTQDIAQGNGEKVKLVSVPWDSEIASSSVVKLVLENLGYEVEVIPVDPAIMFQAIATGEGDATVAPWLPTTHQSFYEKHKDDIVDLGENLEGTQNGFVVPAYMDIDSIEDLKPKE from the coding sequence TTGAATCGATTTAAAACTTTAGGTTTAACTATAGGGATGTCTGCCGCATTGTTATTAGCAGCATGCGGAGATGATACAGGCAGCAGTGATAATTCAAACAATGAAACTGCAAGTATAGGTGAACAAGTAGATTATAAAATCATTGGGATAGAGCCTGGTGCGGGGATAACAGGTTTGTCACATGATACATTGGAACAATATGAGAATCTGGAAGGCTGGACATTACAGGAAAGCTCAACAGCCGGCATGATCGGGACGTTGGACCAAGCGATTCGTAATGAAGAACCCGTGATTGTTACTGGCTGGACACCTCATTGGATGTTTTCTGCTTATGATTTAAAATTTCTTGAAGATCCTAAAGGAGTTTTAGGAGGAGCGGAAAATATAAATACTGTTGTAAGAAAAGACCTTGAAAAGGATTTGCCGGATGTCTACACAGTGCTTGACCGATTCCACTGGGAAACGGAAGATATGGAAAAAGTCATGTATGATGCACAAAATGCAGATTTTGAAACTGCTGCAGCCGATTGGGTAGAAAAGAATGAAGATAAAGTAAATGAGTGGACACAAGATATTGCACAAGGCAATGGTGAAAAAGTGAAACTTGTTTCAGTACCATGGGATTCAGAAATTGCTTCTAGCAGCGTTGTTAAACTAGTGTTGGAGAATTTAGGCTATGAAGTAGAAGTAATCCCTGTTGACCCGGCAATTATGTTCCAGGCGATTGCAACAGGTGAAGGGGATGCCACTGTAGCACCGTGGTTACCAACAACTCATCAGTCATTCTACGAAAAACATAAAGATGATATCGTCGACTTAGGTGAAAACTTGGAAGGTACACAAAATGGTTTCGTTGTCCCAGCATATATGGACATTGATTCGATTGAAGATTTAAAGCCAAAAGAATAA
- a CDS encoding EAL domain-containing protein, with product MSCKNCVVSELQFDILLEGENNIAKMDMIVDHFNRRNLTITKKEDLITIQESGVKEFLDFSRDYMEPEQIYFRIDEMAWKTIAEIETVLEMQWIDAVIHRNAIVSYSQPIVNSKKEIYAYEVLSRFTREDGSLIFPNEIFTAAKTRGRLYALDRLCRMAAVKYAAVLQKKTFINFIPTSIYSPEYCLQSTVKLAKLLQIDPSQFVFEVVESEQVDDIEHLKSILNYYNEKGFQYALDDVGEGFNTLEMLTDMKPHYMKLDMKYVQGVKIDREKQHTAKQFLKKAIEIGATPLAEGIENEEDFEWLKQIGYELFQGYLFGKPSVEPQRSIG from the coding sequence ATGTCCTGTAAAAACTGTGTCGTATCTGAATTACAGTTTGATATTTTATTAGAAGGCGAAAACAATATAGCTAAGATGGATATGATTGTCGATCACTTTAACCGTCGGAATTTAACGATTACTAAAAAGGAAGACCTCATAACGATACAAGAATCTGGTGTAAAGGAGTTTCTTGACTTTAGCAGAGATTATATGGAGCCTGAACAAATTTATTTTAGAATTGACGAGATGGCTTGGAAAACTATTGCTGAAATTGAAACAGTGTTGGAAATGCAATGGATTGATGCTGTCATACATAGAAATGCGATAGTCAGCTATTCACAGCCTATAGTAAATAGCAAAAAAGAAATTTATGCCTACGAAGTGCTGTCACGCTTTACCCGTGAAGATGGATCGCTTATATTCCCAAATGAAATTTTCACAGCAGCTAAAACACGGGGGCGCTTATATGCATTGGACCGTTTATGTCGTATGGCTGCCGTAAAATATGCTGCCGTGCTTCAGAAAAAAACATTTATCAATTTCATACCTACATCAATTTATTCTCCGGAATATTGTCTGCAGTCAACAGTAAAGCTTGCTAAGCTTCTGCAAATTGACCCGAGTCAATTTGTCTTTGAAGTCGTCGAATCAGAGCAAGTCGATGATATTGAGCATTTAAAATCAATCTTGAATTACTATAACGAAAAGGGCTTTCAATATGCATTGGATGATGTAGGAGAAGGGTTTAACACATTGGAAATGCTCACCGACATGAAGCCGCATTATATGAAGCTTGATATGAAGTATGTACAAGGTGTAAAAATTGATCGTGAAAAACAGCATACCGCTAAACAATTTTTAAAGAAAGCGATTGAAATTGGTGCAACACCACTTGCTGAAGGAATTGAAAATGAGGAAGATTTTGAGTGGCTAAAACAAATCGGCTATGAGCTTTTCCAAGGCTATTTATTTGGAAAACCGAGCGTTGAACCACAGCGTTCAATTGGATAA
- a CDS encoding bifunctional 2',3'-cyclic-nucleotide 2'-phosphodiesterase/3'-nucleotidase: protein MLKKLSASALTLTLLASGMSAVSAAPTTTNEDMTRGEFVKALIDTLGVEVGTGQTVKFQDVPDSLKPYIEKAVELKLIKGKTPTKFAPNEKLTRTHAFLIAARGLQDEETYSEKVLDQFKDANKIGQGNRQEMAKAVATGLLTGFDDGTIRPNDFVTKAQMQKILQRFLEEYSPVKANTTVSLRILGTTDIHTNIINYDYYKDTKTNSLGLAKTALLIEKAREENPNTVLFDNGDAIQGTPLGSYIQSVTKLKDGEVHPSIAAMIALDYDVATFGNHEFNYGLEFLDEVTDDAPFPYVNANVRNAATKELMYKPYVMIEKDVVDSNGEKTKINIGVTGIVPPQILKWDKANLEGKVTVDDSVEAVKTVVPQMKEAGADVVVVLSHSGMGDATHENGEEDVSYLLSTIEDVDAIITGHAHGVFPGKVDSSITNVDIEKGTMNGKPIVMAGKFGSHLGVIDLELEKKDDAWDVTTGTGAVREIAKDNDSVSTEVVESVKEAHEGTIKYVRQAVGTTTANIHSYFSQVQDDPSIQIVTDAQSIYVKEKLKGTAYENLPVLSAGAPFKAGTRSDPEYYTFVPKGELAIKNVADLYLYDNTLAMLKVTGADVKEWLEMSAGQFNQIDVAKADEQQLINEEYRSYNYDVIDGVTYEIDVTKPAKYDESGNVVNEQASRIVNLQYNGKPIDAAQEFIVATNNYRANGTFPGVRNATAVEIYPDENRQAIIDYILAEKTIDPTADGNWKFAPIPDSVNVVFESSKKAVDVLDENSAIKYIGDGTDGFGKYGLKTK, encoded by the coding sequence ATGTTGAAAAAACTATCTGCTTCAGCCTTAACGCTAACACTTTTAGCGAGCGGCATGTCAGCAGTTTCAGCGGCACCAACAACTACGAATGAAGATATGACACGTGGAGAGTTTGTGAAGGCCTTAATTGATACATTGGGAGTAGAGGTTGGCACTGGACAGACTGTAAAATTCCAGGATGTACCTGATTCTCTTAAACCGTATATTGAAAAAGCGGTGGAATTAAAGTTAATTAAAGGGAAAACCCCAACTAAATTTGCACCGAACGAAAAACTGACACGCACACATGCTTTCCTTATTGCGGCAAGAGGATTACAAGATGAGGAAACATATTCTGAAAAGGTATTGGATCAGTTTAAAGATGCAAACAAAATTGGACAAGGCAATCGCCAGGAAATGGCTAAAGCTGTAGCAACAGGTTTACTGACAGGTTTTGATGACGGCACGATTCGCCCGAACGATTTTGTAACAAAAGCTCAGATGCAAAAAATTCTTCAGCGCTTTTTGGAAGAATACAGCCCGGTAAAAGCAAATACTACGGTTTCTTTACGTATTTTAGGCACGACGGATATTCACACAAATATTATAAACTATGATTATTACAAAGACACGAAAACGAACAGTTTAGGTTTGGCAAAAACTGCACTGCTAATTGAAAAGGCACGTGAAGAAAATCCAAATACAGTGCTGTTTGACAATGGAGATGCAATACAAGGAACGCCACTTGGCTCATATATTCAGTCCGTAACGAAATTAAAAGACGGCGAAGTTCACCCGTCGATTGCTGCCATGATCGCACTTGATTATGATGTAGCGACATTCGGTAACCATGAGTTTAACTACGGTTTGGAATTTCTTGATGAAGTAACAGATGATGCTCCATTCCCATATGTTAATGCCAATGTGCGCAATGCAGCGACAAAGGAATTAATGTATAAACCATATGTTATGATTGAAAAAGATGTAGTTGATTCAAACGGTGAAAAAACGAAAATTAATATTGGGGTAACGGGTATTGTACCACCTCAAATTTTGAAATGGGATAAAGCAAATTTAGAAGGAAAAGTAACAGTTGATGATTCAGTAGAAGCTGTTAAAACAGTCGTTCCGCAAATGAAAGAAGCAGGAGCGGATGTTGTCGTAGTACTTTCACACTCTGGTATGGGAGATGCTACACATGAAAATGGCGAAGAGGATGTATCGTATTTACTATCTACAATTGAAGATGTGGATGCAATCATTACTGGTCATGCCCATGGCGTATTCCCTGGTAAAGTGGATAGCTCTATAACAAATGTGGATATTGAAAAAGGAACAATGAACGGCAAGCCGATTGTTATGGCTGGCAAATTCGGTAGTCATTTAGGGGTTATTGATCTAGAACTAGAGAAAAAAGACGACGCTTGGGATGTCACAACAGGTACTGGCGCGGTGCGTGAAATCGCAAAAGATAATGACTCTGTCAGCACTGAAGTTGTAGAAAGTGTGAAAGAAGCACATGAAGGAACAATTAAGTATGTGCGTCAGGCAGTAGGGACAACAACAGCTAACATTCACAGTTACTTCTCGCAAGTGCAGGATGATCCTTCTATTCAAATTGTAACGGATGCACAATCAATTTATGTGAAAGAAAAGTTGAAAGGTACAGCGTATGAAAACCTTCCTGTCCTATCAGCGGGTGCACCATTCAAAGCCGGTACAAGAAGTGATCCGGAATACTATACATTTGTACCAAAAGGCGAGCTTGCAATTAAAAATGTTGCAGATTTATATTTATATGATAATACACTTGCTATGTTGAAAGTAACAGGTGCGGATGTGAAAGAATGGCTGGAAATGTCTGCTGGCCAATTCAATCAAATTGATGTAGCAAAAGCAGATGAACAGCAATTAATCAATGAAGAATACCGTTCATACAACTATGATGTAATTGACGGTGTGACGTATGAAATTGATGTAACAAAACCGGCTAAATACGATGAGAGCGGAAACGTAGTAAACGAACAAGCATCACGTATCGTTAATCTGCAATATAACGGAAAGCCAATTGATGCAGCACAGGAATTTATCGTAGCGACAAATAACTATCGTGCAAACGGTACATTCCCGGGTGTACGTAATGCAACAGCGGTTGAAATTTATCCGGATGAAAACCGTCAGGCAATTATCGACTATATTTTAGCCGAAAAAACAATCGATCCGACAGCAGATGGTAACTGGAAATTTGCTCCGATTCCGGATAGCGTAAACGTTGTATTTGAATCTTCTAAAAAAGCAGTGGATGTTTTAGATGAAAACAGCGCTATTAAGTATATTGGAGACGGTACAGACGGTTTTGGCAAGTATGGTTTAAAAACAAAATAA
- the thiM gene encoding hydroxyethylthiazole kinase, whose protein sequence is MSLQAINKNQPLVHCITNYVVANFTANGLLAVGASPVMADAIEEAGEMAAQSNALLLNMGTLNERTVASMKQAGQSANKHHTPIVLDPVGVGATKFRVETARQLLDLLKIDVIRCNMGELAALAGADWTSKGVDSGKGDIDVAATAKQLANNYQLIVIVTGEQDVITDGERIEFVTGGHEKVTKMTGSGCLLSALCAAVLANSKEPFNDLQTLLNEYKQASANSVATIGTFHTNFLNELENLAEGRR, encoded by the coding sequence ATGAGCCTGCAAGCAATTAATAAAAATCAGCCGTTAGTACATTGCATTACAAATTATGTCGTCGCAAATTTTACAGCGAATGGTTTGCTTGCGGTGGGTGCTTCACCAGTCATGGCGGATGCGATTGAAGAAGCGGGGGAAATGGCGGCTCAGTCAAATGCATTACTTTTAAATATGGGTACTTTGAATGAACGGACAGTAGCATCGATGAAGCAAGCTGGACAGAGTGCAAATAAGCATCATACTCCGATTGTTCTAGATCCGGTAGGGGTAGGGGCAACGAAGTTTCGAGTTGAAACAGCACGACAACTGCTCGACCTATTAAAGATTGATGTTATCCGATGCAATATGGGAGAACTGGCGGCTCTTGCGGGAGCGGATTGGACTTCCAAAGGTGTTGATAGCGGCAAGGGGGATATAGATGTTGCAGCGACTGCCAAACAGCTTGCTAATAACTATCAATTAATTGTAATCGTAACAGGAGAACAAGATGTTATTACGGATGGGGAAAGAATTGAATTCGTAACGGGTGGTCATGAAAAAGTGACAAAAATGACGGGGAGCGGCTGCTTACTAAGTGCCCTTTGTGCTGCGGTGCTTGCAAACAGTAAAGAACCGTTTAATGACTTACAAACGCTGCTCAATGAATATAAACAGGCAAGTGCCAATTCTGTTGCAACCATAGGAACTTTCCATACAAATTTCTTGAATGAACTAGAAAATTTAGCGGAGGGACGACGATGA
- a CDS encoding glycine betaine ABC transporter substrate-binding protein, whose product MNKIKTVGITLGVSSALLLAACGDDTENKENSVGASSSSIGEQVNYTVVATEPGAGLTGLSHEVLEQYENLEGWTLQESSTAGMLSTLDKAIRNEEPVIVTGWTPHWKFSAYDLKILEDPKGILGGAENIQTLARKGLEQDMPDVYTVLDRFYWEPEDMEKVMYDAQEDGDFDVAAADWVENNQDKVSEWTKDIAQGNGEKVKIISTPWDSEFASSSVIKTVLEQLGYEPEVTPVDPAIMFQSIATGEGDVTVAPWLPTTHKAFYDKHKDDIVDLGENLEGTQNGFVVPAYVEIDSIEDLKPKE is encoded by the coding sequence ATGAACAAAATTAAAACAGTAGGTATTACTTTAGGGGTGTCTTCTGCACTTCTACTCGCTGCTTGCGGAGATGATACGGAAAATAAAGAGAATTCAGTAGGTGCATCATCATCCAGTATTGGTGAACAGGTGAATTATACTGTTGTTGCCACTGAACCAGGGGCAGGTCTTACTGGCCTTTCCCATGAAGTATTGGAGCAATATGAAAATCTGGAAGGCTGGACATTACAGGAAAGTTCAACTGCCGGAATGTTGAGTACATTGGATAAGGCAATCCGGAATGAAGAACCGGTTATTGTGACAGGCTGGACACCTCACTGGAAATTCTCAGCTTATGATTTAAAAATACTTGAAGATCCTAAAGGGATTTTAGGTGGCGCTGAAAACATTCAAACACTAGCTAGAAAAGGGTTAGAACAAGACATGCCTGATGTTTATACAGTACTTGACCGTTTCTATTGGGAACCGGAAGATATGGAAAAAGTAATGTATGATGCACAAGAAGATGGAGACTTTGATGTAGCAGCAGCCGATTGGGTTGAAAATAATCAAGACAAAGTAAGTGAATGGACAAAAGATATAGCACAAGGAAATGGCGAGAAGGTAAAAATCATTTCTACACCATGGGATTCTGAATTTGCATCTAGTAGTGTAATAAAAACAGTGCTGGAACAATTAGGGTACGAACCTGAAGTGACTCCGGTGGACCCAGCTATTATGTTCCAGTCAATCGCAACAGGTGAAGGAGACGTAACGGTTGCACCATGGTTACCGACAACTCACAAAGCCTTTTATGACAAACATAAAGACGATATTGTTGATTTAGGTGAAAATCTTGAAGGAACGCAAAATGGTTTTGTTGTCCCGGCGTATGTAGAAATTGATTCGATTGAAGATTTAAAACCGAAAGAATAA
- the thiD gene encoding bifunctional hydroxymethylpyrimidine kinase/phosphomethylpyrimidine kinase, whose protein sequence is MITCTIAGSDSGGGAGIQADLKTFQELRVFGTSVITALTAQNTEGVHGIFPTTADFVQAQLKAVLQDFEIKAIKTGMLFSAEIIEAIVALLKDTEIPLIVDPVMIAKGGASLLEQEATTALKEKLLPLATVCTPNIPEAEILTGSTIQTEKDINLAAQHLLSLGLECVVIKGGHLNSKHATDTVFIRGEQPFKMKTERVDTKHTHGTGCTFSAAITAEMAKGRSIEAAIIEAKKYVQLAIRHPLNIGHGFGPTNHFAYHEQRGLCNVHVF, encoded by the coding sequence ATGATTACATGTACAATTGCAGGCTCGGATAGCGGTGGTGGTGCAGGTATCCAAGCAGACTTAAAAACGTTTCAGGAACTACGTGTATTTGGCACATCTGTCATTACCGCACTAACCGCACAAAATACGGAAGGAGTGCATGGGATTTTTCCGACAACGGCCGATTTCGTGCAAGCTCAGTTAAAAGCGGTACTTCAAGATTTTGAGATAAAGGCGATTAAAACAGGGATGCTGTTTAGTGCAGAAATTATCGAAGCTATTGTCGCGTTACTAAAAGACACAGAAATTCCGCTAATCGTTGATCCAGTCATGATTGCAAAAGGTGGTGCCAGTTTACTAGAGCAGGAGGCTACAACAGCCCTTAAGGAAAAGTTATTGCCGCTAGCAACTGTTTGTACACCGAACATTCCGGAAGCGGAAATCCTTACTGGCTCTACAATTCAAACTGAAAAAGATATCAATTTAGCGGCGCAGCATCTATTAAGTCTTGGGCTGGAATGTGTTGTCATAAAGGGTGGTCACTTAAACAGTAAGCATGCGACGGATACGGTTTTCATTCGCGGGGAGCAACCATTTAAAATGAAAACTGAGCGAGTGGATACGAAGCATACCCATGGAACAGGATGTACATTTTCGGCAGCAATAACGGCGGAGATGGCAAAGGGAAGATCGATAGAGGCAGCCATTATAGAAGCAAAAAAATATGTGCAGCTGGCAATTCGTCATCCGCTCAATATTGGTCACGGGTTTGGCCCGACCAATCATTTCGCCTATCATGAACAGCGGGGGTTGTGTAATGTCCATGTTTTTTGA
- a CDS encoding globin-coupled sensor protein, with product MVIWWKRKSVDEDNKLAEMDYFKPIIQFTSMPELEQQMKLIGIDENNLRYIKSYQPAITAGVSEITDVFYENVLAVPSLKKIIEERTKIDRLKKTLNSYIISMFDGIFNEKTIEAKRKLARMHFKIGLDPKWYMGTFQKLQETMIMLISKDITDLELREQITLNVSKLINLEMQIVLEEYEKENQNLRREQYNVVKLELKDKLSAIIQNLADLTEETNQSIEQVNSHTSHINNTIKSNVASVQHIHTDALTGKNEVARLEQEMLEIKDSTVEMGQLIGNLKVSSEQIINIVALVKNIADQTNLLALNASIEAARAGDHGKGFAVVAQEVRKLAEQSKSSVENITNLIQTSTLLTSTAVQMIDAVQSRVDSGLDVSINTQTKFQQILKAIEQNEAQIKEVAMDITNLTSVISNIGQETRDVATTADELYQMTTHL from the coding sequence ATGGTGATATGGTGGAAGCGAAAATCGGTAGATGAAGATAACAAATTGGCAGAAATGGATTACTTTAAGCCTATTATACAATTTACAAGCATGCCGGAATTAGAGCAGCAGATGAAATTGATTGGAATAGACGAAAATAATTTACGTTATATAAAATCGTATCAACCTGCAATTACTGCCGGTGTATCAGAGATTACGGATGTATTTTATGAAAATGTATTAGCTGTACCATCACTAAAAAAAATAATTGAAGAGCGCACAAAAATCGATCGCTTAAAGAAAACATTGAATTCGTATATTATTTCTATGTTTGATGGTATTTTTAATGAAAAGACAATCGAAGCAAAACGGAAACTCGCCCGCATGCATTTCAAAATTGGTTTGGACCCGAAATGGTATATGGGTACATTTCAGAAATTGCAGGAAACGATGATTATGCTCATTAGTAAAGATATAACGGACCTTGAACTTAGGGAGCAAATCACATTAAATGTATCAAAACTAATTAACCTGGAAATGCAGATTGTATTGGAGGAATACGAAAAGGAAAATCAAAACCTTCGAAGAGAGCAATATAATGTTGTCAAACTTGAATTAAAGGATAAATTATCGGCCATTATTCAAAATCTGGCTGATTTAACAGAAGAAACGAACCAATCGATTGAACAAGTTAACAGTCATACATCTCATATAAACAATACAATCAAATCCAATGTCGCAAGTGTCCAACATATTCATACAGATGCATTGACAGGGAAAAATGAAGTTGCAAGGCTGGAGCAGGAGATGCTTGAAATTAAAGACAGCACGGTTGAAATGGGGCAATTAATCGGAAATTTAAAAGTCTCTTCAGAACAGATAATCAATATAGTGGCACTTGTAAAAAATATTGCCGACCAAACGAATTTACTGGCATTAAACGCCTCGATTGAAGCAGCAAGGGCAGGGGACCATGGAAAAGGCTTTGCGGTTGTTGCACAAGAAGTACGTAAACTGGCAGAGCAATCGAAAAGTTCAGTAGAGAACATAACAAACCTTATCCAGACATCCACGTTGTTAACGTCGACTGCTGTTCAAATGATTGATGCTGTCCAGTCAAGGGTAGATTCAGGTCTGGACGTATCTATTAATACTCAAACGAAATTCCAGCAAATTTTAAAGGCAATCGAACAGAATGAAGCACAAATAAAAGAAGTCGCAATGGATATAACAAACTTAACAAGTGTCATTAGCAACATCGGTCAAGAAACGAGAGATGTTGCTACTACTGCAGATGAACTGTATCAAATGACTACCCACTTGTAA